One segment of Solanum stenotomum isolate F172 chromosome 1, ASM1918654v1, whole genome shotgun sequence DNA contains the following:
- the LOC125878515 gene encoding uncharacterized protein LOC125878515 translates to MKYQDNQHFSHHHIMKKLVLDENEELQCQACEKFIFEPFHGCISCNFYLHDNCLNAPRSLVHPSHPSHPLTLLPTPTYSSRSFTCNACGSVGRSCSLSCAHCEFDLHVQCALLAQTVLLPQHHHHELKLIFDSSFGDEDESSIFVCDLCNGKVEENSWLYYCADCDFGTHIECSSISKYVNKPKDNAVITKPNEELVISKSTKSPVSITEKKTAKNPKMKLVVESPVEKLADELSEAEENAVIMKPNMEESSNKEITEQVFNTSTEDPVRKTEKKFAKSVRVLNPKMKTVDKSQEENADILKPKEVPTTRKTKKKSDKNPGENPKRKPVSESSQDENSADKLREGEEEEESSELTYYEAQRRLKEQHMKNMIILQAVDNAASYVGPSGGSYYY, encoded by the coding sequence ATGAAATATCAAGATAACCAACATTTCAGCCACCATCATATTATGAAAAAACTTGTTCTTGATGAAAATGAGGAACTTCAATGTCAAGCCTGTGAGAAGTTCATTTTTGAGCCCTTTCATGGTTGCATCTCTTGCAATTTCTACCTCCATGACAATTGCCTCAACGCGCCTCGTTCTCTGGTTCACCCTTCTCATCCTTCTCACCCTTTAACCCTTCTTCCAACTCCTACTTATTCGAGCCGATCTTTTACTTGCAATGCCTGTGGATCTGTAGGAAGATCTTGTAGCTTAAGTTGTGCTCATTGCGAGTTTGATCTGCACGTGCAATGTGCCCTTTTGGCCCAAACTGTCTTACTTCCCCAACACCATCATCATGAACTTAAACTTATATTTGATTCCTCTTTTGGTGATGAGGATGAAAGTTCTATTTTTGTTTGTGATCTCTGTAATGGAAAAGTAGAAGAGAATTCTTGGTTATATTATTGTGCTGATTGTGATTTTGGAACACATATCGAATGTAGTAGCATTTCCAAATATGTCAACAAACCAAAAGATAATGCAGTCATCACGAAACCAAATGAAGAACTTGTCATTAGTAAATCAACAAAAAGTCCAGTTAGCATAACAGAGAAAAAAACAGCCAAGAATCCCAAAATGAAGCTAGTAGTTGAATCTCCAGTCGAAAAACTAGCAGACGAATTATCAGAAGCAGAAGAAAATGCAGTGATCATGAAACCAAACATGGAAGAATCAAGCAACAAAGAAATTACTGAACAAGTATTCAATACATCAACAGAAGATCCAGTAAGGAAAACAGAGAAAAAATTTGCCAAGAGTGTTAGAGTACTAAATCCCAAAATGAAGACAGTAGACAAATCACAAGAAGAAAATGCAGATATTCTGAAACCAAAGGAAGTACCAACAAcaaggaaaacaaagaaaaaatcagACAAGAATCCAGGAGAAAATCCCAAAAGGAAGCCAGTATCTGAATCGTCCCAAGACGAAAATTCAGCAGACAAATTacgagaaggagaagaagaagaggagtcGTCAGAATTGACATATTATGAAGCTCAGCGCAGACTGAAAGAACAACACATGAAAAACATGATCATACTTCAAGCTGTGGACAATGCTGCTAGCTACGTTGGGCCCTCAGGGGGTTCTTACTATTATTGA
- the LOC125841176 gene encoding uncharacterized protein LOC125841176 — MGRLNGGTNAGKQHFSHDHILKLIANPTETLTCNACEQPNNTNKPFYGCNTCQYFLHENCFNAPRILNHSSHPTHPLTLHQIPSYASGSYICNACGSVGNGFCFNCADCEFDIHLQCASCPSSILVDKHPHQLELQYSYPEDSEYVCDICSVMMNKDNWFYYCGGCDFASHLNCAIISPEVGVFPKQLQRPNPNSNPSRNSHANAAVEMINSVNDDHDRLIAAQIRAQIEARGRRAALDLF; from the coding sequence atgGGAAGACTGAATGGGGGTACAAATGCGGGTAAACAACACTTCAGCCATGACCACATCTTGAAACTAATTGCCAATCCAACTGAAACCCTCACTTGCAATGCTTGTGAGCAACCAAACAATACTAACAAGCCTTTCTACGGCTGCAACACCTGCCAATATTTTCTCCATGAAAACTGCTTTAATGCTCCGCGTATTCTCAATCACTCGTCTCATCCTACGCACCCATTGACCCTTCACCAAATTCCGTCTTACGCGAGTGGTTCCTATATTTGCAATGCTTGTGGCTCTGTTGGAAATGGATTTTGCTTTAACTGTGCTGATTGTGAATTTGATATTCACTTGCAATGTGCATCCTGTCCTAGCTCCATACTTGTTGATAAACACCCGCATCAATTGGAGCTCCAATACAGTTATCCTGAGGATAGCGAATATGTTTGCGATATCTGCTCTGTAATGATGAACAAGGACAACTGGTTCTACTATTGCGGTGGGTGTGATTTCGCTTCACACTTGAACTGTGCGATAATTAGTCCTGAAGTCGGTGTTTTCCCCAAGCAGCTGCAGCGTCCAAATCCAAATTCAAATCCAAGTCGAAATTCCCATGCGAATGCGGCGGTGGAAATGATAAATTCAGTGAATGATGATCATGACCGGCTTATAGCAGCTCAAATTCGCGCTCAGATAGAGGCACGAGGAAGACGGGCTGCTCTGGACTTGTTCTAG
- the LOC125863099 gene encoding uncharacterized protein LOC125863099, producing MGRQNRGTNAGPQDKQHFSHSHILKLIVNPTETLNCNACEKPNNSHTPFYGCNTCQYFLHDNCFNAPRFINHSSHPSHPLTLHQIPSYSSRSYTCKACGSAGNGFCFSCAACEFDIHLQCASSPSSILVNNHPHQLELHFGSPYEDKNIKYNCDMCNVIMNRDDWLYYCAGCDFGSHLHCAITSPEVGVFPKQHRPIPNSNSNPNPSQNSNSSWNSHANEVVEMRKKAED from the coding sequence atgggaagACAAAACCGGGGTACAAATGCGGGACCTCAAGATAAACAACACTTCAGTCATTCTCACATCTTGAAACTAATTGTGAATCCAACTGAAACTCTCAATTGCAATGCTTGTGAGAAACCAAACAATAGTCACACGCCTTTCTACGGCTGCAACACCTGCCAATATTTCCTCCACGATAACTGTTTCAATGCTCCGCGTTTTATCAATCACTCGTCTCATCCTTCCCACCCCTTGACCCTTCACCAAATTCCATCTTACTCGAGTCGTTCCTATACTTGCAAGGCTTGTGGCTCTGCTGGTAATGGATTTTGCTTTAGCTGTGCTGCTTGTGAATTTGATATTCACTTGCAATGTGCGTCCAGTCCTAGCTCCATACTTGTTAATAACCACCCGCATCAATTGGAGCTCCACTTCGGTTCTCCATACGAAGATAAGAATATCAAATACAATTGTGATATGTGCAATGTGATAATGAACAGGGACGATTGGTTGTACTACTGTGCTGGGTGTGATTTCGGGTCACACTTGCACTGTGCAATAACTAGTCCTGAAGTCGGTGTTTTCCCCAAACAGCACCGTccaattccaaattcaaattcaaatccaaatccaagtcagaattcaaattcaagttggAATTCCCATGCCAATGAGGTGGTGGAAATGAGGAAGAAGGCTGAAGACTGA
- the LOC125841150 gene encoding uncharacterized protein LOC125841150 encodes MGRQNKSTNATSQGKQHFSHPHILKPIVNPPETLTCNACEQPNNNKPNFHGCNSCQYFLHDNCFNAPRFLNHSSHPSHPLTLHQIPSYSSRSYTCKACGSAGNGFCFSCAACEFDIHLHCASSPSSILVNNHPHQLELHFGSPYEDKNSKYNCDVCKVIMNKDDWLYYCAGCDFGSHLRCAITNPEVCVFPKQHRPIPNSNSNPNPSQNSNSNLNPNAAVEMINSVNAAHEQLIAAQIRAQFVARGQEAALDLI; translated from the coding sequence atGGGAAGACAGAATAAGAGTACAAATGCGACATCTCAAGGTAAACAACACTTTAGCCATCCTCACATTTTGAAACCAATTGTGAATCCACCTGAAACACTCACTTGCAATGCCTGTGAGCAACCAAATAACAATAAGCCTAATTTTCATGGATGCAACAGTTGCCAGTATTTCCTCCACGATAATTGCTTCAATGCTCCGCGTTTTCTCAATCACTCGTCTCATCCTTCCCACCCCTTGACCCTTCACCAAATTCCGTCTTACTCGAGTCGTTCCTATACTTGCAAGGCTTGTGGCTCTGCTGGTAATGGATTTTGCTTTAGCTGTGCTGCTTGTGAATTTGATATTCACTTGCACTGTGCGTCCAGTCCTAGCTCCATACTTGTTAATAACCACCCGCATCAATTGGAGCTCCACTTCGGTTCTCCATACGAAGATAAGAATAGCAAATACAATTGTGATGTGTGCAAGGTGATAATGAACAAGGACGATTGGTTGTACTACTGTGCTGGGTGTGATTTCGGGTCACACTTGCGGTGTGCGATAACTAATCCTGAAGTCTGTGTTTTCCCCAAACAGCACCGTccaattccaaattcaaattcaaatccaaatccaagtcagaattcaaattcaaatttaaatccAAATGCAGCGGTGGAAATGATTAATTCAGTGAATGCTGCTCATGAGCAGCTTATAGCAGCTCAAATTCGCGCTCAGTTTGTGGCACGAGGACAAGAGGCTGCTCTGGACTTAATTTAG